A genome region from Campylobacter concisus includes the following:
- a CDS encoding NAD(P)H-quinone oxidoreductase subunit 3 produces MSHSELESTYFGAFIILLLTTCSFCLITFLSSKISKKLANRNTQRLKLGFYECGPTTVKQPNKINIHYFFYGILFILFDVEVIFMYPWAVDFRLLGIFGLIEMLLFVAILLIGFAYAWQKGVFKWQSIR; encoded by the coding sequence ATGTCACATTCAGAGCTTGAAAGCACCTATTTTGGTGCATTTATCATACTTTTACTAACAACTTGTTCATTTTGTTTAATAACATTCTTATCTTCAAAAATAAGCAAAAAACTAGCCAACCGCAATACACAGCGTCTAAAACTTGGCTTTTATGAGTGTGGTCCAACCACCGTAAAACAGCCAAATAAGATAAATATCCACTACTTTTTTTATGGAATTTTATTTATTTTGTTTGATGTTGAAGTCATCTTTATGTATCCGTGGGCGGTGGATTTTAGGCTACTTGGAATTTTTGGACTAATCGAAATGTTGCTTTTTGTGGCGATTTTACTTATCGGCTTTGCTTATGCTTGGCAAAAAGGAGTCTTTAAATGGCAAAGCATCAGATAA
- a CDS encoding coproporphyrinogen III oxidase family protein, giving the protein MIFKNIVENFAVNYAHNSIQRSLYNEFNIDILTTTYTKTPKKDKKYMLYAHVPFCHTFCPYCSFHKYHYEQELAKIYFENLREEMRQVKEAGFDFGSLYVGGGTTLINEPELEKTLKLAKELFSIDEISAESDPNHISPESLARFDGLIDRLSVGVQSFDDETLKRVGRYEKFGSAKEIKRKLELALGKIPVISLDLIFNLPNQTKEQLINDINTAKSISSQQITFYPLMKSELTRENIARSLGVSNVDNEREFYEIIVSEFAKGGYKQSNAWAFSNEKSADLRDEYVGSNLEYLGVGSGAFSFLNGELVINAFNLLEYGKRIKNRQSPVIAKCGFSKKERLKYTFLTRLFDGGVDIKRYNDENSTNINKALFMELSLLKLVNAIYEENGIIKPTFFGKYICIVLMRDFYAGMDKVRAIFKDDAKIKRSKVLRIMSENTEQKYEPNIIQPRAAM; this is encoded by the coding sequence ATGATATTTAAAAATATTGTCGAGAATTTTGCCGTAAATTACGCTCATAATTCTATTCAAAGATCACTATATAATGAATTTAATATAGACATTTTAACCACAACCTACACCAAAACTCCCAAAAAAGACAAAAAGTATATGCTCTACGCACATGTACCATTTTGTCACACATTCTGCCCATATTGCTCGTTTCATAAGTACCACTATGAACAAGAGCTTGCAAAAATTTACTTTGAAAATTTACGTGAGGAGATGAGGCAGGTTAAAGAGGCTGGATTTGACTTTGGTTCACTTTATGTTGGCGGTGGCACGACGCTTATAAATGAGCCAGAGCTTGAGAAGACACTTAAGCTTGCAAAAGAGCTTTTTAGTATAGATGAAATTTCAGCAGAAAGCGATCCAAATCACATCTCACCCGAGAGTTTAGCTAGATTTGATGGATTAATTGATCGCTTAAGCGTTGGCGTACAAAGCTTTGATGATGAAACGTTAAAAAGAGTTGGCAGATACGAAAAATTTGGCTCAGCCAAGGAGATAAAAAGAAAGCTTGAGCTTGCTCTTGGAAAGATCCCAGTCATTAGCCTTGATCTCATCTTTAATCTCCCAAATCAAACAAAAGAGCAGCTCATAAACGACATAAATACTGCAAAATCGATCTCTTCACAACAAATCACCTTCTATCCACTCATGAAATCAGAGCTAACAAGAGAGAATATAGCTCGCTCGCTTGGCGTTTCAAACGTAGATAACGAGCGTGAATTTTACGAGATCATCGTGAGTGAATTTGCTAAGGGCGGATACAAGCAGAGCAATGCTTGGGCGTTTTCAAACGAAAAAAGTGCTGACCTTCGCGACGAATATGTTGGCTCAAATTTAGAGTATCTTGGCGTTGGTAGCGGAGCATTTAGCTTTCTTAACGGTGAGCTTGTAATAAATGCGTTTAATCTACTTGAATACGGCAAAAGGATAAAAAATAGGCAAAGCCCAGTCATCGCAAAATGTGGTTTTAGCAAGAAAGAGCGACTTAAATACACGTTTTTAACAAGGCTTTTTGATGGCGGAGTTGATATTAAAAGATATAACGATGAAAATAGCACAAACATTAACAAGGCCTTATTTATGGAGCTTAGCTTACTTAAGCTTGTAAATGCGATATACGAAGAAAATGGCATTATTAAGCCGACATTTTTTGGCAAATATATCTGCATCGTGCTTATGCGTGATTTTTATGCTGGCATGGACAAAGTGCGTGCGATATTTAAAGATGACGCTAAGATAAAACGAAGCAAGGTACTTCGTATAATGAGCGAAAATACTGAACAAAAGTATGAGCCAAATATCATTCAGCCACGAGCTGCGATGTAA
- a CDS encoding YegJ family protein: protein MSFFKKILGKQIDLGKQMPIYFVSSDEDYMQRAFEQARESFRYFWREVYWERRRIVPALDYAMVKICFLDVVNGEEVGEHMWIDDVEFDGETIYGTLINEPDSVQNVKLGDQISAKIDEMSDWLFSIDGRAYGGFSVQAMRSRMQKKELKEHDKEWGLDFGDFNDILVVYEQKEHPENLIEHPMSKNTYEQVKQYIKEHPNMVTDANEFGYTQLHNEAIAGNLNLVNLLLENGADKNARTKSGKTAAEFAENLGWSEIENVLK, encoded by the coding sequence ATGAGCTTTTTTAAGAAAATTCTCGGTAAACAAATCGATCTTGGCAAGCAAATGCCGATCTATTTTGTAAGTAGCGACGAAGACTATATGCAGCGTGCGTTTGAGCAGGCCAGAGAGAGCTTTAGATATTTTTGGCGTGAGGTCTACTGGGAGCGCCGCAGGATCGTACCAGCACTTGACTATGCGATGGTAAAAATTTGCTTTTTAGATGTCGTAAATGGCGAAGAAGTTGGCGAGCACATGTGGATAGACGATGTGGAATTTGACGGCGAAACGATATATGGTACGCTCATAAATGAGCCTGATAGCGTGCAAAACGTGAAATTAGGCGACCAAATAAGCGCAAAGATAGACGAGATGAGTGACTGGCTCTTTTCGATAGATGGACGCGCATACGGCGGATTTAGCGTGCAGGCGATGCGCTCACGCATGCAAAAGAAAGAGCTAAAAGAGCACGATAAAGAGTGGGGACTTGATTTTGGCGATTTTAACGATATTTTGGTAGTTTACGAGCAAAAAGAACACCCTGAAAATTTGATAGAGCATCCAATGAGTAAAAATACATATGAGCAAGTAAAGCAATATATAAAAGAGCACCCAAATATGGTCACAGACGCTAATGAGTTTGGTTATACGCAGCTTCACAACGAGGCGATCGCTGGAAATTTAAATCTTGTAAATCTTTTACTAGAAAACGGTGCTGACAAAAATGCCCGCACAAAAAGTGGTAAAACGGCAGCTGAATTTGCTGAGAATTTGGGCTGGAGCGAAATCGAAAATGTACTTAAATAG
- a CDS encoding NuoB/complex I 20 kDa subunit family protein encodes MAKHQINYAANGGLPVVLTTVDKLVQWGRSNSLWALSYGLACCAIEMMASGASRYDFDRFGTIFRASPRHSEVMIIAGTLTKKHAEFTRRLYDQMPEPKWVISMGSCANTGGMFNTYSTVQGVDRIIPVDIYIPGCAPRPETLQYALMMLQKKIRKQSAFRAQKPRKLDI; translated from the coding sequence ATGGCAAAGCATCAGATAAATTACGCTGCAAATGGTGGCTTGCCAGTCGTTTTAACAACCGTTGATAAGCTAGTTCAATGGGGCAGAAGTAACTCACTTTGGGCACTTAGCTACGGGCTTGCTTGCTGTGCTATCGAGATGATGGCAAGTGGCGCTAGCAGATATGACTTTGATAGATTTGGCACCATTTTTAGGGCAAGTCCAAGACACTCAGAGGTGATGATTATAGCTGGCACGCTAACTAAAAAACACGCTGAATTTACAAGGCGTCTTTATGATCAGATGCCTGAGCCAAAGTGGGTTATCTCAATGGGCAGCTGCGCAAATACAGGCGGTATGTTTAACACCTATTCAACCGTTCAAGGCGTAGACCGCATCATACCAGTAGATATCTACATCCCAGGCTGTGCCCCACGTCCGGAGACGCTTCAATATGCACTTATGATGCTTCAAAAAAAGATAAGAAAACAAAGTGCATTTAGGGCGCAAAAGCCAAGAAAGCTAGACATATGA
- a CDS encoding D-2-hydroxyacid dehydrogenase — MKIVCLDAATLGENVDLSVFKKFGEFISYQKTKSEEIVPRLKGVDAVITNKVVIDKAVMEATNLKLICISATGMNNVDLEHAKAKNIAVKNVAGYSTASVVQHTFAMLFELTNHIKFYDEYVKSGEWVKSEIFTYLGADISEIAGKEFGIIGLGEIGRGVAAVARAFGANVSYYSTSGANNNSEFKQKSLDEILRSSDIISIHAPLNEKTKNLLGANEINLLKDDAIVLNLGRGGIVDEAAMARAIDERNLRFGTDVLESEPMSENSPFLNVKNKENLLITPHVAWGSLEARKTLIAKIVANIENFINESR, encoded by the coding sequence ATGAAGATCGTTTGTTTAGACGCGGCAACGCTTGGAGAAAACGTTGATCTTAGTGTTTTTAAGAAATTTGGCGAGTTTATCAGCTACCAAAAAACTAAAAGCGAAGAGATCGTGCCTCGTCTAAAGGGCGTTGATGCAGTCATCACAAATAAGGTCGTCATCGATAAAGCCGTGATGGAGGCGACAAATTTAAAGCTCATTTGCATAAGTGCAACTGGAATGAATAATGTTGATCTAGAGCATGCAAAAGCCAAAAACATAGCTGTTAAAAACGTTGCTGGCTACTCGACTGCAAGCGTCGTGCAGCACACGTTTGCCATGCTTTTTGAGCTAACAAATCACATCAAATTTTATGACGAATACGTTAAAAGCGGAGAGTGGGTGAAGAGTGAAATTTTTACCTATCTTGGCGCAGATATCAGCGAGATCGCTGGCAAAGAATTTGGCATCATCGGACTTGGCGAGATAGGACGCGGCGTGGCGGCAGTGGCACGTGCATTTGGCGCAAACGTGAGCTACTATTCGACAAGCGGAGCAAATAACAATAGCGAATTTAAGCAAAAAAGCTTAGACGAGATACTAAGAAGCAGCGACATCATCAGCATCCATGCACCGCTAAATGAAAAGACCAAAAATTTACTGGGCGCAAACGAGATAAATTTGCTAAAAGATGATGCAATAGTGCTAAATTTAGGACGTGGCGGCATAGTGGATGAAGCTGCGATGGCAAGGGCGATAGATGAGAGAAATTTGCGCTTTGGCACCGACGTTTTGGAGAGCGAGCCAATGAGCGAAAATAGCCCATTTTTAAATGTAAAAAATAAAGAAAATCTACTCATCACACCGCACGTAGCATGGGGCAGCTTGGAGGCTAGAAAGACGCTCATCGCAAAGATCGTCGCAAACATCGAAAATTTCATCAATGAGAGTAGATAA
- a CDS encoding UPF0323 family lipoprotein, which translates to MKHIKKIATYAAVGGFGAIVMAGLAGCGSNDGGDENALNEVAQKNGAFVIIEESAPGVYKILEEYPSTETRVVLKDINGTERVLSKDEIDKLLAQANANIDNGTSNLTKTSDAQLSSGGLSLGETILASAAGAILGSWIGSKLFGNQNFQATRQNSYKNPSAYTRSVDSFNKQKAANSAARSSGGKSGFFGGGSKSSSSSSSFGG; encoded by the coding sequence ATGAAACACATTAAAAAGATAGCTACTTATGCTGCGGTAGGCGGATTTGGTGCGATCGTTATGGCTGGCCTTGCTGGCTGTGGAAGCAATGATGGCGGTGATGAAAACGCACTAAACGAAGTTGCGCAAAAAAACGGCGCCTTTGTTATCATAGAAGAGAGCGCACCTGGAGTTTATAAAATTTTAGAAGAGTATCCAAGTACTGAAACTAGAGTCGTGTTAAAAGATATCAACGGCACTGAGCGTGTGCTAAGCAAAGACGAGATCGATAAACTCCTAGCTCAAGCAAACGCAAATATCGACAATGGCACTTCAAATTTAACAAAAACGAGTGACGCACAACTAAGTAGCGGTGGGCTAAGTCTTGGTGAGACGATACTTGCCTCAGCAGCCGGTGCGATACTTGGTAGCTGGATAGGTAGCAAGCTTTTTGGAAATCAAAATTTCCAAGCTACTCGTCAAAATTCTTACAAAAATCCAAGCGCATACACAAGAAGCGTTGATAGCTTTAATAAGCAAAAAGCGGCAAATTCTGCTGCAAGAAGCAGTGGCGGCAAGAGTGGATTTTTCGGTGGTGGCTCAAAATCAAGCTCTAGCTCATCAAGCTTTGGAGGCTGA
- a CDS encoding YajQ family cyclic di-GMP-binding protein — protein sequence MATEHSFDISAEVDMMEVKNALETAKKEIAARYDFKGLAAEVELNEKEKFITLLSSSDNKIDALKDIVISKLIKRNIPPVAITETKREPASGGNLKATLKLNDTLDGENSKKITKAIKDSKIKVSAQIRGEEIRVTSKSIDDLQECIKLVRGLNLELPISFKNLK from the coding sequence ATGGCAACCGAACATAGTTTTGATATAAGTGCCGAGGTCGATATGATGGAGGTCAAAAACGCGCTGGAGACGGCAAAAAAAGAGATCGCGGCGAGGTATGACTTTAAAGGGCTTGCAGCTGAAGTCGAGCTAAACGAAAAGGAGAAATTTATCACGCTTCTTAGCTCAAGCGATAATAAGATCGACGCGCTAAAAGATATAGTGATCTCAAAGCTCATCAAGCGTAACATCCCACCAGTAGCGATCACAGAGACAAAAAGAGAGCCAGCAAGTGGGGGAAATTTAAAGGCAACGCTAAAGCTAAACGACACGCTTGACGGCGAAAACTCAAAAAAGATAACCAAAGCGATCAAAGACTCAAAGATCAAGGTTAGCGCGCAGATCAGGGGCGAAGAGATCAGGGTGACAAGCAAAAGCATAGACGATTTGCAGGAGTGTATAAAGCTGGTGAGGGGGTTAAATTTAGAACTTCCGATCAGTTTTAAAAACCTAAAATAA
- a CDS encoding multidrug ABC transporter permease/ATP-binding protein: MLANLIKKNIYQISKIVLLTLVFSGLGVWTLSFINNELVSLKEFDTFIVVKFIVVLLLFFVSAIAANISLTNFGHKFIYELRYQSVKQILDTPNSVINEIGKAKIIASLNNDIKTITFAFMSATGFIQSLVFIVCASIYLCVIAPKIFIFLSIWIGATLFINTLFMKKIHLYFKHSRVQDDALQKHYDDIVEGHRELSLNRARASVCFDELNFTGDKKRQNMVKADIYHALSDNFTNIMLLGSVGLCVFLCVAFDWASLQTALSISLTILFLRGSFMSMVGSIPAALSAKVSLEKIMSLNLNKFQEGFKFDDSLSDNWQNIKLKDINFNYTHGKFSLKDVNLEIKRGEITFIIGKNGSGKSTLINLLCGLIRPSSGEIYLDSTKIDEENLQSYQAKISAIFADFYLFSQTLSHNGFASQSEIDELLALLEIDKKVSVIDNKLSTTQLSTGQRKRLSLLIAILEHRSILILDEWAADQDPLFKRKFYKEILPFLQSKGISIIAVSHDDSYFDVATRIILVKDGFVRELDESERISAAKDAVEKIK, from the coding sequence ATGCTTGCAAATTTAATCAAAAAAAATATCTACCAAATTTCTAAAATAGTGTTATTAACACTTGTATTTAGCGGACTTGGTGTTTGGACCCTTTCATTTATAAACAATGAGCTTGTAAGCTTAAAAGAATTTGACACCTTTATAGTGGTTAAATTTATAGTGGTTTTGCTCTTATTTTTTGTAAGCGCCATCGCCGCAAATATATCGCTTACAAATTTTGGGCATAAATTTATCTATGAGCTAAGATATCAAAGTGTAAAGCAAATTTTAGATACACCAAATAGCGTGATAAATGAGATCGGCAAGGCAAAGATTATAGCTAGCCTAAATAATGACATAAAAACGATCACATTTGCTTTTATGAGTGCTACTGGCTTTATACAAAGCTTAGTTTTTATCGTCTGCGCCAGCATCTATCTTTGTGTGATAGCTCCAAAAATTTTTATCTTTTTATCCATTTGGATCGGTGCGACTCTTTTTATAAATACACTTTTTATGAAAAAAATTCATCTTTATTTTAAGCATTCTAGAGTTCAAGATGACGCACTACAAAAGCACTACGACGATATCGTAGAGGGACATAGAGAGCTTAGTTTAAATAGAGCAAGGGCAAGTGTCTGCTTTGATGAGTTAAATTTTACAGGCGATAAAAAACGCCAAAATATGGTAAAGGCCGATATTTATCACGCATTAAGTGATAATTTTACAAACATTATGCTGCTTGGCTCAGTTGGACTTTGTGTATTTTTGTGCGTAGCATTTGACTGGGCGAGCCTGCAAACGGCACTAAGCATTAGCCTAACGATACTATTTTTAAGAGGCTCTTTTATGAGTATGGTTGGCTCCATACCAGCTGCACTTAGTGCTAAAGTGAGCTTAGAAAAGATCATGAGCTTAAATTTAAATAAATTTCAGGAAGGCTTTAAATTTGACGATAGCCTAAGCGATAATTGGCAAAACATAAAACTAAAAGATATAAATTTCAACTACACTCACGGCAAATTTAGCCTAAAAGACGTAAATTTAGAGATCAAACGTGGTGAGATAACGTTTATCATCGGTAAAAATGGTAGTGGTAAAAGTACGCTTATAAATTTACTTTGCGGGCTAATACGCCCAAGTAGTGGCGAAATTTACCTTGATAGCACAAAGATAGATGAAGAAAATTTACAAAGCTATCAGGCAAAGATTAGCGCTATTTTTGCCGATTTTTATCTATTTTCGCAAACGCTCTCTCATAATGGCTTTGCTAGCCAAAGCGAAATAGACGAGCTTTTAGCCTTACTTGAGATCGATAAAAAAGTAAGTGTCATAGACAATAAGCTTAGCACCACGCAACTCTCAACTGGCCAGCGAAAGCGCCTAAGTCTTTTAATAGCTATTTTAGAGCATCGCTCTATCCTTATCCTAGATGAATGGGCAGCCGATCAAGATCCGCTCTTTAAGCGAAAATTTTATAAAGAAATTTTGCCATTTTTACAAAGTAAAGGCATCAGCATAATCGCTGTTAGCCACGATGATAGCTACTTTGATGTAGCAACTAGGATCATCTTAGTAAAAGATGGCTTTGTGCGTGAGCTAGACGAGAGCGAGCGAATAAGTGCTGCAAAAGATGCAGTTGAGAAGATAAAATAG
- the ccoG gene encoding cytochrome c oxidase accessory protein CcoG — MSKDFHLSYAKRRYIFFACITLFVFILPFIRVNDAQLFLLSFNKSRVDLFFTKFDMQELYLLPFLFIILFLSIFFLTTLAGRVWCGWSCPQTIFRTIFRDLLQTKILKIRKNIQNKQNEPKGQILKRALAVGIWCILALVISANFLWYFVPPLDFFAYLKEPSEHGVLLAFWLVIAIWLVYDVIILKENFCIYVCPYARVQSVMFDNDTIQVIYNQKRGGVIYNGKEKFKKPKEEGALCTGCEACVRICPTHIDIRKGMQLECINCLECSDACAKVMKHFDESSLIEWRSINSIKEQKRVKILRFRTVAYLVILGIVLTAGVLMSGKKESMLLNINRTSELYKILGENEVENSYVFLVQNTQNKEHAFYFEVDDKNIEISRPNKPFILKAGAKQRVIVTLKSKNENLSDKDLLKHINIKAYATDEPAISVQRQSTFIYPKR, encoded by the coding sequence ATGTCAAAGGATTTTCATCTTAGCTACGCCAAGAGGCGTTACATTTTTTTCGCCTGTATTACGCTATTTGTCTTTATTTTGCCATTTATCAGGGTAAATGATGCACAGCTATTTTTGCTAAGTTTTAATAAAAGTAGAGTTGATCTATTTTTTACAAAATTTGATATGCAAGAGCTTTATTTGCTGCCATTTTTATTTATCATTTTGTTCTTAAGCATATTTTTCCTAACGACACTTGCAGGGCGCGTTTGGTGCGGTTGGAGCTGTCCGCAAACTATTTTTAGAACGATATTTCGTGACCTTTTGCAAACTAAAATTTTAAAGATCAGAAAAAATATACAAAATAAGCAGAATGAGCCAAAAGGACAAATTTTAAAGCGTGCTTTAGCAGTTGGAATTTGGTGTATTTTAGCTCTTGTTATTTCGGCAAATTTTTTATGGTATTTTGTGCCACCGCTTGATTTTTTTGCTTATTTAAAAGAGCCAAGCGAACATGGAGTTTTGCTTGCATTTTGGCTTGTTATAGCTATTTGGTTAGTTTATGATGTCATCATTTTAAAAGAAAATTTTTGCATTTATGTCTGTCCTTACGCTAGGGTGCAATCAGTGATGTTTGATAACGATACGATCCAAGTTATTTACAACCAAAAAAGAGGCGGCGTAATCTATAACGGAAAAGAGAAATTTAAAAAGCCAAAAGAAGAGGGTGCGCTGTGTACTGGCTGCGAGGCATGCGTGAGGATATGCCCAACACACATTGATATAAGAAAAGGTATGCAGCTTGAATGTATAAATTGTCTAGAGTGCAGCGATGCTTGTGCTAAAGTGATGAAGCATTTTGATGAAAGCTCGCTTATTGAGTGGAGAAGTATAAACTCTATAAAAGAGCAAAAAAGAGTCAAAATTTTACGCTTTAGAACGGTTGCTTATCTCGTCATTTTGGGCATTGTTTTGACAGCTGGGGTATTGATGAGTGGCAAAAAAGAAAGCATGCTTTTAAACATAAATAGAACAAGCGAGCTTTATAAAATTTTAGGTGAAAATGAAGTCGAAAATTCTTACGTATTTTTGGTGCAAAACACACAAAACAAAGAGCACGCCTTTTACTTTGAAGTAGATGATAAGAATATAGAAATTTCTCGTCCAAATAAGCCATTTATATTAAAAGCTGGTGCAAAACAACGAGTAATCGTCACGCTAAAATCAAAAAATGAAAATTTAAGCGATAAAGATCTTTTAAAACATATAAATATAAAAGCCTATGCCACTGACGAGCCAGCTATCAGCGTGCAAAGGCAAAGTACTTTTATCTATCCTAAAAGATGA
- a CDS encoding DNA-binding protein, which produces MQKLAINEAAEILGITKEAVYNRIRRGSINTVIENGTKFVILDEKPSSEKATKSAPKSTKTKSQNDEFVNYLLNELSELKSLNLNLQADKDRLFKEKEQMLIERKNEILQIYKDRDEKLMQFLNAMQRPLLTQKNDDMPNNEAIEAEIENESKWINLSEYLKELNLKPKATKKASEKIIKAIHHSKFIKFKRGVILVRRHKNLKELIGEI; this is translated from the coding sequence ATGCAAAAGCTAGCTATAAACGAAGCTGCAGAAATTTTAGGCATAACAAAAGAAGCAGTCTATAATAGAATCCGCCGTGGTTCGATAAATACAGTCATTGAAAATGGCACAAAATTTGTCATCCTTGATGAGAAACCAAGTAGCGAAAAAGCCACAAAATCCGCTCCAAAAAGTACAAAAACCAAATCCCAAAATGATGAGTTTGTAAATTATTTGCTAAATGAGTTAAGCGAATTAAAGAGCTTAAATTTAAACTTGCAAGCCGATAAAGATAGGCTTTTTAAAGAAAAAGAGCAGATGCTAATCGAGCGAAAAAATGAAATTTTGCAAATTTATAAGGACAGAGATGAGAAACTCATGCAGTTTCTAAATGCTATGCAAAGGCCGCTTTTAACACAAAAAAATGACGATATGCCAAATAATGAAGCGATAGAGGCCGAGATAGAAAATGAGTCAAAATGGATAAATTTAAGCGAGTACTTAAAGGAGCTAAATCTAAAGCCAAAGGCAACGAAAAAAGCTAGTGAAAAGATAATAAAAGCGATACATCACTCCAAATTTATCAAATTTAAACGAGGCGTGATACTTGTTAGAAGACATAAAAATTTAAAAGAGTTGATAGGAGAGATATGA
- a CDS encoding glutathionylspermidine synthase family protein, which translates to MINLRKITPLNNEFMEKIGFAWHTDNDNSSYIADEIVQVKASEADAYYEAANELYDMYVNAAQYVIDNNLFHEIGIPFNLVDSIKKSWENDVHWHLYGRFDLAGGLDGKPIKLIEFNADTPTAVFETAIIQWAMLKLNHMDEAEQFNNLYEALKQNFKRLITLGDDNVNFEDVYEGWGILFSSIAGSIEDEQTVKLLQYIAKEAGFKTDFAYVDEVVFNDDEGIFKGDENFEYWFKLVPWESIAIDEGELALILSNIIKNQKAIIINPAYTLLFQSKGILKILWDLYPNHPLLLETSNEPLKGKKYVKKPVFGREGANVSIYDENGAQIASNDGEYDSNKAIYQEFYEFNQDERGESYQAGVFYAYEACALGYRKGGKILDNYSKFVGHFIKD; encoded by the coding sequence ATGATAAATTTAAGAAAAATCACTCCGTTAAATAACGAATTTATGGAAAAAATCGGCTTTGCTTGGCATACAGATAACGATAACAGCTCATATATCGCAGATGAGATCGTACAGGTAAAAGCAAGCGAGGCGGATGCTTACTACGAAGCGGCAAATGAGCTATACGATATGTATGTAAATGCCGCTCAGTACGTCATTGACAATAACCTTTTTCACGAGATAGGCATACCGTTTAATCTCGTTGATAGTATAAAAAAAAGCTGGGAAAATGACGTTCACTGGCACCTTTATGGCAGATTTGATCTTGCTGGTGGGCTTGATGGCAAGCCGATAAAACTGATCGAATTTAACGCCGATACGCCAACGGCAGTCTTTGAGACAGCGATCATTCAGTGGGCGATGCTAAAACTAAATCATATGGATGAAGCAGAGCAATTTAATAACCTTTACGAAGCTCTAAAGCAAAATTTTAAACGCCTTATCACGCTTGGCGATGATAATGTAAATTTTGAGGATGTTTACGAGGGCTGGGGGATACTCTTTAGCTCTATCGCTGGTAGTATCGAGGATGAGCAAACCGTGAAATTACTGCAATACATCGCAAAAGAGGCCGGCTTTAAAACCGACTTTGCTTACGTTGATGAGGTCGTTTTTAACGATGACGAGGGCATTTTTAAAGGCGATGAAAATTTCGAATACTGGTTTAAGCTTGTGCCTTGGGAGAGTATAGCGATCGATGAGGGCGAGCTAGCGCTCATACTCTCAAATATCATCAAAAACCAAAAAGCCATCATCATAAATCCTGCCTACACGCTACTTTTCCAAAGCAAAGGGATTTTAAAAATCCTTTGGGATCTTTATCCAAATCACCCGCTCTTGCTTGAGACCTCAAACGAGCCGCTAAAGGGCAAAAAATATGTGAAAAAGCCGGTATTTGGCAGAGAAGGTGCAAACGTCTCTATATACGATGAAAACGGCGCACAAATAGCAAGCAACGATGGCGAATACGACTCAAACAAAGCCATCTATCAAGAATTTTACGAGTTTAACCAAGATGAGAGGGGCGAGAGCTACCAAGCAGGCGTATTTTACGCTTATGAGGCGTGCGCGCTTGGATATAGAAAAGGTGGCAAAATTTTAGATAACTACTCTAAATTTGTAGGACATTTTATTAAGGACTAA
- the rpsU gene encoding 30S ribosomal protein S21: protein MPGIKVHPNESFDEGYRKFKKQTDRNLVVTEARARRFFEPKTEIRKKQKIAARKKMLKRLYMLRRYESRL, encoded by the coding sequence TTGCCTGGTATTAAGGTACATCCTAACGAGTCATTTGACGAGGGTTACAGAAAGTTTAAAAAACAAACTGACCGTAATTTAGTCGTTACTGAAGCAAGAGCTAGACGCTTCTTTGAGCCTAAAACTGAGATCCGCAAGAAACAAAAAATTGCAGCTCGCAAGAAAATGCTTAAACGTCTTTATATGCTTAGACGCTACGAGTCAAGACTCTAA